The proteins below come from a single Malus sylvestris chromosome 3, drMalSylv7.2, whole genome shotgun sequence genomic window:
- the LOC126614792 gene encoding probable pectinesterase/pectinesterase inhibitor 41 encodes MANLQLFSMSKISVLILLLSTCFASPSLAADANPVSKQTICKFTPNPTYCNSVLPNQTSNAYDFGRYAAQKSLSQSLKFLNLVDKYLRSHSATLSQNAVLALQDCQFLAGLNVDFLASSLETLNNTNYPTLSDSKTNDIQTMLSAILTNQQTCLDGIQATASSWSVKSGLSVPLSNDTKLYSVSLALFNKAWVPKNKKKKGRKLLDNQINVDDVLVKEIVTVSQDGSGNFTTINDAVAAAPNKSEASKGYFLIYIKAGVYEEYVTIDKKKKYLMMVGDGINQTVLTGDRNVADGNWTTFKSATFAVVGQGFVAINMTFRNTAGPLKHQAVAVRNGADLSTFYRCSIEGYQDTLYTHSMRQFYRECDIYGTVDFIFGNAAVVFQNCNIYPRLPMSGQFNAVTAQGRTDPNQNTGTLIHNCTIRAADDLALSDGGTKTYLGRPWKEYSRTIYMQSFMDGLIDQDGWHEWDGDFALSTLYYAEYDSSGPGSDTKSRVAWAGYHVIDASDASNFTVSNFLLGDAWLPQTGVPFSGGLY; translated from the exons ATGGCTAATTTGCAACTATTCTCCATGTCCAAAATTTCGGTTCTCATCCTTCTTCTTTCAACGTGTTTTGCATCTCCATCTTTAGCTGCAGATGCAAATCCAGTCTCCAAGCAAACCATTTGCAAATTCACCCCAAACCCTACATACTGCAACTCCGTCCTCCCCAACCAGACCTCAAATGCGTACGACTTTGGCCGCTATGCTGCGCAAAAGTCGTTATCACAGAGTCTCAAATTCCTTAACTTGGTGGACAAGTATCTCCGAAGCCACTCTGCCACTCTCTCACAAAACGCGGTCCTCGCTCTCCAGGATTGCCAGTTTCTTGCAGGGCTCAATGTAGATTTTCTTGCAAGCTCCCTGGAAACCCTAAACAACACCAATTATCCAACACTTTCTGACTCGAAAACCAACGACATCCAGACCATGCTCAGCGCCATCTTAACAAACCAGCAAACATGTTTGGATGGCATACAAGCCACAGCTTCATCTTGGAGTGTAAAAAGTGGTCTTTCGGTTCCACTCTCTAATGACACCAAACTGTACAGTGTTTCTCTGGCCTTGTTCAACAAGGCATGGGTGCctaagaacaagaagaagaaggggagaAAACTGCTTGATAATCAGATCAACGTTGATGACGTGTTGGTCAAGGAAATAGTGACTGTGAGTCAGGACGGAAGTGGGAACTTCACCACCATAAACGATGCCGTTGCAGCCGCTCCAAACAAGTCTGAAGCCTCTAAAGGTTACTTCTTGATTTACATCAAGGCAGGAGTTTATGAAGAGTATGTGACCATTGACAAGAAAAAGAAGTACCTCATGATGGTTGGCGATGGCATCAATCAGACTGTCCTCACTGGCGACCGAAATGTTGCAGATGGAAACTGGACAACTTTCAAATCAGCAACATTTG CTGTAGTTGGACAAGGGTTTGTGGCAATCAACATGACGTTTCGTAACACCGCCGGGCCCTTGAAGCACCAAGCAGTCGCGGTTCGAAACGGGGCTGATCTATCCACATTCTATAGGTGCAGCATTGAAGGGTACCAAGACACCTTATACACACATTCTATGAGGCAATTCTACAGAGAATGTGACATCTATGGCACCGTAGACTTCATATTTGGTAATGCTGCAGTTGTCTTCCAAAACTGCAACATTTATCCCCGCCTGCCGATGAGCGGCCAATTCAATGCGGTCACGGCTCAAGGTCGAACTGACCCGAACCAAAACACGGGCACTTTGATTCACAATTGTACCATACGAGCTGCCGATGATCTGGCTTTGAGCGACGGTGGTACAAAGACTTATCTCGGAAGGCCATGGAAAGAGTATTCTAGGACAATTTACATGCAATCCTTCATGGATGGTTTGATTGACCAAGACGGTTGGCATGAATGGGATGGAGATTTTGCCCTAAGCACTTTGTATTATGCGGAGTACGATAGCAGTGGACCCGGTTCGGACACTAAAAGCCGAGTTGCATGGGCGGGCTATCATGTGATTGATGCTAGTGATGCTTCAAATTTTACAGTATCCAATTTCTTGCTGGGAGATGCTTGGCTGCCTCAAACTGGAGTGCCTTTTTCTGGTGGCTTATACTAA